From Pseudoleptotrichia goodfellowii, a single genomic window includes:
- the rnpA gene encoding ribonuclease P protein component, protein MQINKIKKNKDFSFIYNNSKKVYTRYAIIFIKENNKNEQRFGFVASKKTGKAVQRNRIKRLFREFVKVNKSKFKESSDYIFVGKSNLKENIKSLKYKDIEKDMLKAVK, encoded by the coding sequence ATGCAGATTAATAAAATAAAGAAAAATAAAGATTTTTCTTTTATATATAATAATTCTAAGAAAGTATACACAAGGTATGCTATTATTTTTATAAAAGAAAATAATAAAAATGAACAGAGATTCGGCTTTGTAGCCAGTAAAAAAACAGGAAAAGCTGTTCAGCGAAACAGAATTAAAAGACTTTTTAGAGAATTTGTAAAAGTAAACAAATCAAAATTTAAAGAGAGTTCAGATTATATTTTTGTAGGAAAATCAAATTTGAAAGAAAATATAAAAAGTTTAAAATATAAAGACATTGAAAAGGATATGTTAAAGGCGGTAAAATGA
- the rpmH gene encoding 50S ribosomal protein L34, protein MTKRTYQPNKRKRKKDHGFRSRMKTKSGRNVLKRRRDKGRAKLSA, encoded by the coding sequence ATGACAAAAAGAACATACCAACCGAATAAAAGAAAAAGAAAAAAAGATCACGGATTCAGATCAAGAATGAAAACTAAAAGCGGAAGAAACGTTTTAAAAAGAAGAAGAGACAAAGGAAGAGCGAAACTTTCAGCATAA
- the yidD gene encoding membrane protein insertion efficiency factor YidD, with protein sequence MKHILLFLIKIYQKFFSGAFGRKCRFYPTCSEYARQAVTKYGAIKGVYLSVKRVLKCHPFHKGGYDPLK encoded by the coding sequence ATGAAACATATACTTTTGTTTTTGATAAAAATATATCAGAAATTTTTTTCCGGAGCTTTCGGGAGAAAATGCAGATTTTATCCGACTTGTTCGGAATATGCAAGACAGGCTGTTACAAAATACGGTGCGATAAAAGGAGTATATTTAAGTGTAAAAAGGGTCTTGAAATGTCATCCTTTTCATAAAGGCGGCTACGATCCTTTGAAATAA